GTGCCCTCGTCGGACTCGCCCGCCGTCTGCTTGACGAAGATCAGGTCGAGGTGGCCGGCGGCCAGTCGGCGGCGCAGGGGCGCGGACTGGTTGACGGTGAGCTCGAGGTTGATCTGGGGGTAGAGCTGGCGGAAGTGGCGCAGGATGCGGGGCAGCTGGGTGATGGCGAGGTCGTCGGCCGCACCGAAGCGCAGACGGCCCCGCATGGCCGAGCCGCTGAAGTAGCTCTCGGCGGCGGCGTGCGCGGCGAGGATGGTCCGCGCGAAGCCGGCCATGGCGTCGCCGTTGTCGGTCAGGCGCACGTCCCGGGTGTCGCGGGCGACGAGCGTCCGGCCTGCAGCCTTCTCGAGCCGCCCGACCTGCTGGCTGACCGTCGGCTGACTGATGCCGAGGCGCTGCGCGGCCCGGGTGAAGCTCTGGGTCTCGGCCACGACGAGGAACGTCGCGAGCAGCGTGGGGTCGTACACCGCGCCTCCTTCGTCCTGCCGACTCGAGACCCCGTCATTCACGAAGCCAATGTGATTGATCATCCCCCACCGGGGTCCGAATGACCAGGCCGGCCCTACCGTTGATGCAGACCGTGAACCGAACCACCAGCGCAGGAACGTGATGTCCGCCCCGCCCCGCCCCGACTTCCCCCCGACCGCCCCCCTTCCGATCAGTACCGCCCGCCCGCCGTGGCGACACACCTTCATCGCCCTGAGCGTGCCGAACTTCCGCCTCTGGACGGCCGGCAACGTCGTGGCGATGACCGCCGGGTGGATGCAGCGCATCGC
This genomic interval from Frigoribacterium sp. Leaf415 contains the following:
- a CDS encoding LysR substrate-binding domain-containing protein; translated protein: MYDPTLLATFLVVAETQSFTRAAQRLGISQPTVSQQVGRLEKAAGRTLVARDTRDVRLTDNGDAMAGFARTILAAHAAAESYFSGSAMRGRLRFGAADDLAITQLPRILRHFRQLYPQINLELTVNQSAPLRRRLAAGHLDLIFVKQTAGESDEGTRVAGDAMVWIGQEKLVVEPGQPVPLIAYQAPSLSRQMAIDALERAGRTWRITCNTRDVNGVLAAVRAGMGVAVFPFSLIPTDLVKVSDRFSLPTLGDVDYVLVANPGAAREPVDALMSAITSRGVSRAV